In the genome of Phycisphaeraceae bacterium, one region contains:
- a CDS encoding Sua5/YciO/YrdC/YwlC family protein translates to MTTTVLDLRAAPPQERAAAARRAAQTLREGGLVVVPTETVYGIAALASSDAPLAALRALTGLPDAAPLAWHAADPDAVAAVVPLRSALHRRALERLAPGPVTFLVELRPDELERARAALGVRPGAIDDASSILLRIPAHETLRDALRAVADPVVIAGAAPRGSAPPVDARLAFDADALARLALVLNDGPTRLQRPSSLVKLSLDGTLAVLREGAVDERRIRARLFRSILFVCSGNTCRSPMAAAIANDIIEKRRAQTGADPTDAPLVAESAGTGAMRGAPQTPEGIRALETIGVAPGPHQSQPLTRELIEDAERVYVMTPQHRRAAVELAPWDADKIELLDAEGAAIPDPIGHPFEVYVETARRLRELIERRAAEWDEPAATPAKSTGDHE, encoded by the coding sequence GTGACGACGACCGTCCTCGACCTCCGCGCCGCGCCCCCCCAGGAGCGCGCCGCCGCCGCCAGGCGCGCCGCCCAGACTCTCCGAGAGGGCGGCCTCGTCGTCGTCCCGACCGAAACCGTCTACGGCATCGCGGCCCTCGCGTCCTCCGACGCGCCACTCGCCGCCCTGCGCGCCCTCACCGGCCTGCCCGACGCCGCCCCCCTCGCCTGGCACGCCGCGGACCCCGACGCCGTCGCCGCCGTCGTCCCGCTCCGCTCCGCCCTGCACCGGCGCGCCCTCGAGCGCCTCGCACCCGGCCCCGTCACCTTCCTCGTTGAACTCCGGCCCGACGAGCTCGAGCGCGCCCGCGCCGCGCTGGGCGTCCGCCCCGGCGCGATCGACGACGCCTCCTCCATCCTCCTGCGCATCCCGGCCCACGAGACCCTGCGCGACGCCCTGCGCGCCGTCGCCGACCCCGTCGTCATCGCCGGCGCCGCCCCCCGCGGCAGCGCGCCCCCGGTCGACGCGCGACTCGCCTTCGACGCTGACGCCCTCGCGCGACTCGCCCTCGTCCTCAACGACGGGCCCACGCGCCTCCAGCGACCGTCCTCACTCGTCAAACTCTCGCTCGACGGCACGCTCGCCGTCCTGCGCGAGGGCGCCGTCGACGAGCGCCGCATCCGCGCACGCCTCTTCCGCTCCATCCTCTTCGTCTGCTCCGGCAACACCTGCCGCAGCCCCATGGCCGCCGCCATCGCCAACGACATCATCGAGAAGCGACGCGCCCAGACCGGCGCCGACCCCACCGACGCGCCCCTCGTCGCCGAATCCGCCGGGACCGGCGCGATGCGCGGCGCCCCGCAGACGCCCGAGGGCATCCGCGCCCTCGAAACCATCGGCGTCGCGCCCGGGCCCCACCAGAGCCAGCCACTCACCCGCGAACTCATCGAAGACGCCGAACGCGTCTATGTCATGACGCCCCAGCACCGGCGCGCCGCCGTCGAACTCGCCCCCTGGGACGCCGACAAGATCGAGCTCCTCGACGCCGAGGGCGCCGCCATCCCCGACCCGATCGGACACCCCTTCGAGGTCTATGTCGAGACCGCCCGGCGCCTGCGCGAACTCATCGAGCGACGCGCCGCCGAATGGGACGAGCCCGCCGCCACGCCCGCGAAGTCCACAGGAGACCACGAATGA
- the rpiB gene encoding ribose 5-phosphate isomerase B gives MKLAVGGDHRGYDAIQRITEHLTSRGHEVKVMGPCTRESCDYTDAAWAVGSAIARGDAQMGILVCGTGIGTCIAANKIPGVRAALVHDEITAQMSRSHNDANIVCVSADLLGMRLIEKIIEICLSTPFSGGRHAKRLRKLAEIEHGRDPAAVVNGENGRP, from the coding sequence ATGAAACTCGCCGTCGGAGGCGATCACCGGGGCTACGACGCCATCCAGCGCATCACCGAGCACCTCACATCACGCGGCCACGAGGTCAAGGTCATGGGCCCCTGCACCCGCGAATCCTGCGACTACACCGACGCCGCATGGGCCGTCGGCAGCGCCATCGCCAGGGGCGACGCGCAGATGGGCATCCTCGTCTGCGGCACGGGAATCGGCACCTGCATCGCCGCCAACAAGATCCCCGGCGTCCGCGCCGCCCTCGTCCACGACGAGATCACCGCCCAGATGTCGCGCTCCCACAACGACGCCAACATCGTCTGCGTCTCCGCCGACCTCCTCGGCATGCGCCTCATCGAGAAAATCATCGAGATCTGCCTCTCCACGCCCTTCTCGGGAGGCAGACACGCCAAACGCCTGCGCAAACTCGCCGAGATCGAGCACGGACGCGACCCCGCCGCCGTCGTCAACGGCGAGAACGGACGCCCCTGA
- a CDS encoding carboxypeptidase M32, whose amino-acid sequence MSTLATGSAPQSSLSEAAAACAPYRELLAHLRDAAVLDSVRSLLGWDQETMMPPAGAELRSDQLAALSSIAHEKHTHPRLGDLLAQCEQDASLKSDPDAQANLRWVRHDYDRATRLPTALVAEMAKTFSQSMDAWKDARAKSDFAAFAPWLSKVVDLNRKKAMCYAGTSASGVDLYDALMEDFEPGMTAAKVDALFAPLRARLVPFIEAIRTSGKHPSDAPLKVKVPVTLQKEFNKFVAASVGFDLSGGRLDVSTHPFSETVGPGDTRMTTRYRDDGVPEALLTTLHESGHSLYEQGLPKREKFGQPLASYISLGIHESQSRMWENMVGRSLAFWKWCAPEMNARLGGAFAQHKPDDLFRAVNAVKPHYIRVESDECTYNLHIMLRFDIERALIAGELAVKDVPAVWNERMRKDLGLEVKEDRIGCLQDVHWSMGAIGYFSTYTLGNLFGAQFWETINRDIPDLDAKITKGEFAPLLDWTREKIHAHGRRYPALDLCQRITGKPLGHEALCNYLERKLKPIYGL is encoded by the coding sequence ATGAGCACCCTCGCCACCGGTTCAGCACCCCAGTCGTCGCTCTCCGAGGCCGCCGCCGCCTGCGCGCCCTACCGCGAGCTCCTCGCCCACCTGCGCGACGCCGCCGTCCTCGACTCGGTCCGCTCCCTCCTGGGGTGGGATCAGGAGACGATGATGCCCCCGGCCGGGGCCGAGCTCCGCTCCGACCAGCTGGCCGCCCTCTCCTCCATCGCCCACGAGAAGCACACCCACCCCCGCCTGGGCGACCTCCTCGCCCAGTGCGAGCAGGACGCGTCCCTCAAGTCCGACCCCGACGCGCAGGCCAACCTCCGCTGGGTGCGCCACGACTACGACCGCGCTACGCGCCTGCCCACCGCCCTCGTCGCCGAGATGGCCAAGACCTTCAGCCAGTCCATGGACGCCTGGAAGGACGCGCGCGCCAAGTCCGACTTCGCCGCCTTCGCCCCCTGGCTCTCCAAGGTCGTCGACCTCAACCGCAAGAAGGCCATGTGCTACGCCGGGACCAGCGCCAGCGGCGTCGATCTCTACGACGCCCTCATGGAGGACTTCGAGCCCGGCATGACCGCCGCCAAGGTCGACGCGCTCTTCGCGCCCCTTCGCGCCCGGCTTGTCCCCTTCATCGAGGCGATCCGCACCAGCGGCAAGCACCCCTCCGACGCGCCCCTCAAGGTCAAAGTCCCCGTCACGCTCCAGAAGGAATTCAACAAGTTCGTCGCCGCCTCCGTCGGCTTCGACCTCTCCGGGGGACGCCTCGATGTCTCGACCCACCCCTTCAGCGAGACCGTCGGCCCCGGCGACACGCGCATGACCACGCGCTACCGCGACGACGGCGTGCCCGAGGCCCTGCTCACCACCCTCCACGAATCCGGCCACTCGCTCTACGAGCAGGGCCTGCCCAAGCGCGAGAAGTTCGGCCAGCCCCTCGCGTCCTACATCTCGCTGGGCATCCACGAGAGTCAGAGCCGCATGTGGGAGAACATGGTCGGACGCTCGCTCGCCTTCTGGAAGTGGTGCGCGCCCGAGATGAACGCCCGCCTGGGCGGCGCCTTCGCCCAGCACAAGCCCGACGACCTGTTCCGCGCCGTCAACGCCGTCAAGCCCCACTACATCCGCGTCGAATCCGACGAGTGCACCTACAACCTGCACATCATGCTGCGCTTCGACATCGAGCGCGCCCTCATCGCGGGCGAGCTCGCCGTCAAGGACGTCCCGGCGGTCTGGAACGAGCGCATGCGCAAGGACCTGGGCCTCGAGGTCAAGGAAGACCGCATCGGCTGCCTCCAGGACGTCCACTGGTCGATGGGCGCGATCGGGTACTTCTCGACCTACACGCTGGGCAACCTCTTCGGCGCGCAGTTCTGGGAAACCATCAACCGCGACATCCCCGACCTCGACGCGAAGATCACGAAGGGCGAGTTCGCGCCGCTCCTCGACTGGACGCGCGAGAAGATCCACGCCCACGGCCGACGCTACCCGGCGCTCGACCTCTGCCAGCGCATCACCGGCAAGCCCCTGGGCCACGAAGCCCTCTGCAACTACCTCGAGCGCAAACTCAAGCCCATCTACGGGCTGTGA
- the ruvX gene encoding Holliday junction resolvase RuvX, with amino-acid sequence MAFAPRARRWLALDLGDKRTGVAVGDEGSRIASPVDVIELPMSEGARGEALLRAIAKATDDHRPDGIVIGLPLNMEDASEGAQAKKVRAFGERVAQATGLEVRYQDERLTSAQADWRMAQSGLTHKQKKGRRDALAAAVVLEEFLNAMGRDGSS; translated from the coding sequence ATGGCCTTCGCCCCTCGCGCACGGCGCTGGCTCGCGCTCGACCTGGGCGATAAACGCACCGGCGTCGCGGTCGGCGACGAGGGCTCGCGCATCGCGTCGCCCGTCGATGTCATCGAGCTGCCCATGAGCGAGGGCGCGCGCGGCGAGGCCCTGCTGCGCGCCATCGCGAAGGCGACCGACGATCACCGGCCCGACGGGATCGTGATCGGGCTGCCCCTGAACATGGAAGACGCCAGCGAGGGCGCGCAGGCGAAGAAGGTCCGCGCGTTCGGCGAGCGCGTGGCGCAGGCGACGGGGCTGGAGGTTCGCTACCAGGACGAGCGTCTGACGAGCGCGCAGGCCGACTGGCGGATGGCGCAGTCGGGTCTGACGCACAAGCAGAAGAAGGGCCGGCGCGACGCGCTGGCCGCGGCGGTGGTGCTGGAGGAGTTCCTCAACGCGATGGGTCGCGACGGGTCGTCATGA
- a CDS encoding HAD hydrolase-like protein — MTLILFDIDATMLTTKRAGIEAIEEVGRELFGTRFAIDGVSFAGSLDPVIIAELIARHGGEPSDEAIHDFRVRYTGAFERALASEPGRVRALPGVRDAIDSLLALRDKEGLTLGVLTGNYPETGAMKIAGAGIDPAIFEVCVWGSDSPHRPPRREHLPPVAFERYHARRSVRIAPERVTIIGDTPHDVSCALLNGCRCLGVGTGMFSAAQLLESGAQHAVDDLSDTRGVVDWLLR, encoded by the coding sequence GTGACGCTGATCCTGTTCGATATCGACGCGACGATGCTGACGACCAAGCGGGCCGGGATCGAGGCGATCGAGGAGGTCGGGCGCGAGCTGTTCGGCACGCGGTTCGCGATCGACGGCGTGTCGTTCGCCGGGTCGCTGGACCCGGTGATCATCGCGGAGCTGATCGCGCGTCACGGGGGCGAGCCCAGCGACGAGGCGATCCACGACTTTCGCGTGCGGTACACGGGGGCGTTCGAGCGTGCGCTCGCGTCGGAGCCGGGGCGCGTGCGTGCGCTGCCGGGCGTGCGCGACGCGATCGATTCGCTGCTCGCGCTGCGCGACAAAGAGGGGCTGACGCTGGGTGTGCTGACGGGGAACTATCCCGAGACGGGCGCGATGAAGATCGCGGGCGCCGGCATCGATCCCGCGATCTTCGAGGTGTGCGTGTGGGGGAGCGACTCGCCGCACAGGCCGCCGCGGCGCGAGCATCTTCCGCCGGTGGCGTTCGAGCGGTACCACGCGCGTCGGAGCGTGCGGATCGCGCCCGAGCGTGTGACGATCATCGGCGACACGCCGCACGACGTGTCGTGCGCGTTGCTCAACGGGTGTCGTTGTCTGGGGGTCGGGACGGGGATGTTCAGCGCGGCGCAGCTGCTGGAGTCGGGCGCGCAGCACGCGGTGGACGATCTTTCGGACACGCGTGGCGTGGTGGACTGGCTGCTGCGATGA
- a CDS encoding ATP-binding protein — MIERDLAPRLVAAAKAFPAVTLTGPRQSGKSTLCRALFPGHAYVNLEAPDTRDFAQNDPRGFLSGLRGGAILDEIQRVPELPSYLQPLMDEDPTPGRWILTGSQNFALLGSVSQSLAGRSAVLHLLPLSYPEVTRFDDPPRTPDGAMFTGGYPRIYDREIPPSDWLSAYVATYIERDVRTVSNVGDLTAFQRFVELCAGRTGQLINYSSLASDAGVSQPTAKAWLSILEASFLVFRLPPWSGNIGKRLTRMPKLHFYDTGLVCWLLGIREPEQLRAHPLRGAIFESWVVSEVVKARTNRGERGGVYFYRDQNGVEADLLVENAGRLRIVEVKAGQTLAGDVASTAFRVRSALGDRAAPRPVVVYAGDEGQTRSDIGVLAWPRAGEAGAGPA; from the coding sequence ATGATTGAGCGTGATCTGGCCCCCAGACTGGTCGCGGCGGCGAAGGCGTTCCCGGCGGTGACGCTGACGGGGCCTCGCCAAAGCGGGAAATCGACGCTTTGCCGGGCCCTGTTTCCGGGCCATGCCTATGTGAATCTGGAAGCGCCTGACACGCGGGACTTTGCGCAGAACGACCCGCGCGGCTTTCTGTCTGGTTTGCGTGGCGGGGCGATTCTGGACGAGATCCAGCGCGTTCCGGAACTGCCCTCGTATCTGCAGCCGCTGATGGACGAGGATCCGACGCCGGGGAGGTGGATCCTGACGGGTTCGCAGAACTTCGCGCTGCTGGGTTCGGTGAGCCAGTCGCTGGCGGGTCGTTCGGCGGTGCTGCACCTGCTGCCTTTGTCGTACCCGGAGGTGACGCGGTTCGACGATCCGCCGCGGACACCAGACGGCGCGATGTTCACGGGTGGTTACCCGAGGATCTATGACCGGGAGATTCCCCCTTCGGACTGGCTGTCGGCGTATGTGGCGACCTACATCGAGCGCGATGTGCGGACGGTTTCGAATGTCGGGGACCTGACGGCGTTTCAGCGGTTCGTTGAGTTGTGCGCGGGGCGGACCGGGCAGTTGATCAACTACTCGTCGCTCGCGTCGGACGCGGGCGTGTCTCAGCCCACGGCGAAGGCGTGGCTGTCGATCCTAGAGGCAAGTTTCCTCGTGTTCCGGCTTCCGCCGTGGAGCGGGAACATCGGCAAGCGCCTGACGAGGATGCCGAAGCTGCATTTCTACGACACCGGGCTGGTGTGCTGGCTGCTGGGGATCCGCGAGCCGGAGCAACTGCGGGCGCACCCGCTGCGCGGCGCGATCTTCGAGTCGTGGGTGGTTTCGGAGGTGGTGAAGGCCAGGACCAACCGGGGCGAGCGCGGCGGGGTGTACTTCTATCGCGATCAGAACGGCGTGGAAGCGGACCTGCTCGTGGAGAACGCCGGGCGGTTGCGCATTGTGGAGGTGAAGGCGGGGCAGACCTTGGCGGGGGATGTCGCGTCAACGGCGTTTCGGGTGCGCTCGGCGCTGGGCGACCGGGCCGCCCCTCGCCCGGTGGTGGTCTACGCCGGGGATGAGGGGCAGACCCGGAGCGATATCGGCGTGCTGGCGTGGCCGAGGGCTGGCGAGGCGGGCGCGGGGCCTGCATAA
- the nuoH gene encoding NADH-quinone oxidoreductase subunit NuoH — translation MEHLLSAQNFVSIITLVIVVHVILGNITLLIYLERKISAYIQDRLGPNRTGFSFGVLPIKFGFWGLGQSLADGMKFFLKEDYAPSRVDKALFTLAPIAIVIPALIGFAIIPWGGYLEVPDIRSPIGDFLLVKGGTAQVIGASINIGFLYLLAVASLGVYGITLGGWASNNKYSFLGGLRATAGMISYEIPLGASILAVVLLSGTVRTDEMVEQQIGGMGWFVLSQPLAALLFFVCILAEANRAPFDNAEAEQELVGGYHTEYSSMRFALFFLAEYAHMITSSAILVVLFFGGYHLPFIPFTSPESVGLLPALGKFAVLFTKVMMVVCLMMLIRWTIPRVRFDQVMKLAWGGMIPVSIGLVVATAVWVAFGWTAIWQLLILNILVVAAAMAAMPFMPKDNVNRRIPIAGSRFSPLRLDDVTTAPTTAAALREGA, via the coding sequence ATGGAGCACCTTCTCTCGGCCCAGAACTTCGTGAGCATCATCACGCTCGTGATCGTGGTGCATGTGATCCTCGGGAACATCACGCTCCTGATCTATCTGGAGCGCAAGATCTCGGCGTACATCCAGGACCGCCTGGGCCCCAACCGCACGGGGTTCTCGTTCGGGGTGCTCCCCATCAAGTTCGGGTTCTGGGGTCTGGGCCAGTCGCTGGCGGACGGCATGAAGTTCTTCCTCAAGGAGGACTACGCCCCCAGCCGCGTCGACAAGGCGCTGTTCACGCTCGCGCCCATCGCGATCGTCATCCCGGCGCTCATCGGTTTCGCGATCATCCCCTGGGGCGGGTACCTCGAGGTCCCCGACATCCGCTCGCCGATCGGCGACTTCCTGCTGGTCAAGGGCGGGACGGCGCAGGTCATCGGCGCGAGCATCAACATCGGGTTCCTCTACCTGCTGGCGGTCGCGTCGCTGGGCGTCTACGGCATCACGCTGGGCGGGTGGGCGAGCAACAACAAGTACTCGTTCCTGGGCGGGCTCCGCGCGACGGCGGGCATGATCTCGTACGAGATCCCCCTGGGCGCGAGCATCCTCGCGGTGGTCCTGCTCTCGGGCACGGTGCGCACCGACGAGATGGTCGAGCAGCAGATCGGCGGCATGGGCTGGTTCGTGCTGTCGCAGCCCCTGGCGGCGCTGCTGTTCTTCGTCTGCATCCTCGCCGAAGCGAACCGCGCGCCGTTCGACAACGCGGAAGCGGAGCAGGAGCTCGTGGGCGGGTACCACACCGAGTACTCCTCGATGCGCTTCGCGCTGTTCTTCCTGGCCGAGTACGCCCACATGATCACGAGCAGCGCGATCCTCGTCGTGCTGTTCTTCGGCGGGTACCACCTGCCCTTCATCCCCTTCACCAGCCCCGAGTCCGTCGGCCTGCTGCCGGCGCTGGGCAAGTTCGCGGTGCTGTTCACCAAGGTGATGATGGTCGTGTGCCTGATGATGCTCATCCGCTGGACGATCCCGCGCGTGCGCTTCGACCAGGTGATGAAACTCGCCTGGGGCGGGATGATCCCGGTGTCGATCGGGCTGGTCGTCGCGACGGCGGTGTGGGTCGCCTTCGGGTGGACCGCGATCTGGCAGCTGCTGATCCTCAACATCCTCGTGGTCGCCGCCGCGATGGCTGCCATGCCCTTCATGCCCAAGGACAACGTCAACCGGCGCATCCCCATCGCCGGCTCGCGCTTCAGCCCGCTGCGCCTGGACGATGTGACCACCGCGCCGACGACGGCGGCGGCGCTGCGCGAAGGCGCCTGA